In Psychrobacter sp. P11G3, a single genomic region encodes these proteins:
- the murI gene encoding glutamate racemase, whose amino-acid sequence MDIKNQTVGKLRPCINISVDQSLKAIDLIDVNKHVGNTVVSDKNRSAPIGVFDSGVGGLSVYLHLAQQLPTERYVYYADTLNVPYGNRDSEDIEALTLKAVEWLHQQGCKLIVIACNSASAYALDTARRCYPHIPIVGLVPALKPAVLASKSAHVAVLATKATLNGTLLDDVIINFAKPNNTVVTKYFDPQLVPWVEAGMSEQDETAQRLRQQVRVFASEGVDQLVLGCTHYPFFKTFLLDEIAQQQLSIQVIDSGQAIAERVRQLLIANNLSASLMSEKQENLSQKTSKKNTITRPPLTFHATKYSDRLCALVERLLGTEMALQYYSH is encoded by the coding sequence ATGGATATCAAAAACCAGACAGTCGGAAAGCTCAGACCGTGTATTAATATATCTGTTGACCAGAGTCTCAAAGCTATTGATCTAATAGATGTCAATAAACATGTTGGTAATACAGTTGTAAGCGATAAAAACCGTAGCGCGCCCATTGGAGTGTTTGATTCTGGTGTTGGCGGTTTGTCTGTTTATTTGCATTTGGCACAGCAGCTGCCTACTGAGCGTTACGTATATTACGCCGATACGCTAAATGTACCTTATGGCAATCGTGATAGCGAAGATATTGAAGCACTAACACTAAAAGCCGTAGAGTGGTTACATCAGCAAGGCTGTAAGCTAATAGTTATTGCGTGTAACAGTGCTTCAGCATATGCGCTAGATACTGCCCGACGCTGCTATCCACATATACCTATTGTAGGTCTTGTCCCTGCATTAAAGCCTGCGGTACTAGCCAGTAAGAGTGCTCATGTAGCGGTGCTAGCAACCAAAGCAACTTTGAATGGCACCTTATTAGATGATGTTATCATCAATTTTGCTAAACCTAATAACACAGTAGTCACTAAGTATTTTGATCCGCAACTGGTACCTTGGGTAGAAGCAGGTATGTCAGAACAAGACGAGACAGCCCAAAGATTACGTCAACAGGTACGAGTATTTGCTAGTGAAGGTGTTGATCAGTTAGTGTTGGGATGTACACATTATCCGTTTTTTAAGACATTCTTGTTAGATGAGATTGCACAGCAGCAGTTATCAATACAAGTCATTGATTCTGGTCAAGCGATTGCTGAACGGGTTAGACAGCTATTGATTGCAAACAACTTGTCTGCATCATTGATGAGTGAAAAACAAGAAAATCTGTCACAAAAAACCAGTAAGAAAAATACCATTACTAGACCGCCATTAACTTTTCACGCCACTAAATATAGTGATAGACTATGCGCTTTAGTTGAGCGCTTACTCGGTACAGAAATGGCATTGCAATACTACTCTCACTAG
- a CDS encoding DUF1285 domain-containing protein gives MNNDNNSVEDSHEGIAEAPTSKTSSLDSLDNLDALSQYIKSTKGTREGRAIPPLEKWHPEDIADMDLTIKANGEWWHEGGQMTRESLVSLFATILWKEENNGDTEYFLKTPVQKIRIQVEDAPLLINDVGIVHEDDMSWLEFTTTTGDVVRLDDEHSIVLKAYNSNKSDSNDSDFSASDSNNSDKANQANQVSTADDVVDSQELASTEQVRPYMMVRNGLTALIGRNTFYHLTEIGALSEENGKTILKLQSGGKSYSLSMPTD, from the coding sequence ATGAATAACGATAATAATAGTGTTGAAGACAGTCATGAGGGAATAGCGGAAGCACCGACCAGTAAGACTTCTAGCCTAGATAGCTTAGATAATTTGGATGCACTAAGCCAGTATATTAAGTCTACGAAAGGCACTCGCGAAGGGCGTGCAATACCACCGCTTGAAAAATGGCATCCTGAAGATATTGCTGATATGGATTTGACTATCAAGGCAAACGGAGAGTGGTGGCATGAAGGCGGGCAAATGACCCGTGAGTCATTGGTCAGCTTGTTTGCTACAATACTATGGAAAGAAGAAAATAATGGTGATACTGAGTACTTTCTAAAAACCCCTGTACAGAAAATCCGTATCCAAGTAGAAGATGCGCCACTTCTTATCAATGATGTTGGTATTGTCCATGAAGATGATATGAGTTGGTTGGAGTTTACAACGACGACAGGGGATGTGGTTCGTTTAGACGATGAGCATTCGATCGTATTAAAGGCGTATAATTCTAATAAGAGCGATTCTAATGACAGCGATTTTAGTGCAAGCGACTCTAATAACAGTGATAAAGCGAATCAAGCAAATCAAGTGAGTACCGCTGACGATGTTGTAGATTCTCAGGAATTAGCGTCTACAGAGCAGGTACGCCCTTACATGATGGTTAGAAATGGATTGACTGCGCTTATTGGCCGCAATACTTTTTATCACCTGACTGAAATTGGAGCATTATCAGAAGAAAATGGCAAGACGATATTAAAGCTACAGAGTGGTGGCAAGTCTTATTCATTATCGATGCCTACTGATTAG
- a CDS encoding electron transfer flavoprotein-ubiquinone oxidoreductase — MEFDVIIVGGGPAGLSAAIRLRQLAIEAGNDEFMVCVVEKGSEFGAHTLSGAVIEPRALNELIPDWKEKGAPLNVPATEDRFYYLNSATRSTKVPDSLIPGPMHNDGNYIVSLGNVVRWLAVQAEELEVMMFPGFPADDILYNDDGSVRGVLTGDMGVAANGEAKPSFEPGYELLAKYTIFAEGSRGHLGKRLISRFDLDKDSDPQHYGIGLKELWEVEPEKHEQGVVMHGLGWPLTETGSTGGWWLYFDENNQVSFGLVADLSYHNPYMSPFDEMQRLKTHPVIKNVLEGGKRISYGARALTKGGLNSLPKFTFPGGVLVGDDAGFLNPAKIKGTHTSMKSGMLAAEAIFEALQADRQHDEVVAYSTMYKESWLYQDNYESRNFSPAIHRMGLFMGGAFTFIEHNLLKGKMPFTLHDNIPDYDQLERANHAYQPTYLKPDGKLVFDKLSSVFISNTNHAEDQPTHLKLTDPTVPISINLPLYAEPARLYCPAGVYEVVKDAEGAKFVINAQNCVHCKTCDIKDPSQNITWVTPEGGGGPNYPNM, encoded by the coding sequence ATGGAGTTCGATGTCATCATCGTTGGTGGTGGACCTGCAGGTCTGTCTGCTGCCATTCGTTTGCGCCAGCTCGCTATTGAAGCTGGTAATGATGAGTTTATGGTTTGTGTGGTCGAAAAAGGCTCTGAGTTTGGTGCCCATACGTTGTCTGGTGCAGTCATCGAGCCACGCGCTCTAAATGAGCTAATCCCTGACTGGAAAGAAAAAGGCGCACCACTTAACGTGCCAGCGACAGAAGATCGTTTCTATTACTTGAACTCTGCCACACGCTCAACTAAAGTGCCTGACTCTTTGATTCCAGGTCCGATGCACAACGATGGCAACTATATTGTCTCGCTAGGTAATGTCGTTCGTTGGTTAGCCGTACAGGCAGAAGAGCTTGAAGTCATGATGTTCCCAGGCTTCCCTGCCGATGACATCTTATACAACGACGACGGTTCGGTCAGAGGTGTATTAACGGGTGATATGGGTGTGGCAGCCAATGGTGAAGCCAAGCCAAGCTTTGAGCCTGGTTATGAGCTCCTTGCCAAATACACTATTTTTGCCGAAGGTAGCCGTGGGCATTTAGGCAAACGCTTAATCAGCCGTTTTGATCTAGATAAAGATTCTGATCCTCAGCATTATGGTATCGGTCTAAAAGAGCTATGGGAAGTTGAGCCTGAAAAGCATGAGCAAGGTGTTGTCATGCATGGTCTTGGCTGGCCATTGACTGAAACTGGCTCTACTGGTGGCTGGTGGTTATACTTTGATGAAAACAACCAAGTAAGCTTTGGTCTTGTGGCAGATTTGTCTTACCACAACCCTTACATGTCTCCATTCGATGAAATGCAGCGCTTGAAAACGCACCCTGTTATCAAAAACGTTTTAGAAGGCGGTAAGCGCATTTCTTACGGCGCTCGTGCGTTGACCAAAGGTGGTCTAAACTCACTACCGAAGTTCACTTTCCCCGGTGGTGTGTTGGTAGGTGATGACGCTGGTTTCTTAAACCCAGCAAAGATCAAAGGCACACATACTTCTATGAAGTCAGGCATGCTCGCAGCCGAAGCGATCTTTGAGGCGTTGCAAGCTGACCGTCAGCATGATGAAGTGGTTGCTTATAGCACAATGTATAAAGAGTCATGGTTGTATCAAGATAACTATGAGTCGCGCAACTTCTCACCTGCAATTCACCGTATGGGTCTGTTCATGGGCGGCGCTTTCACCTTTATCGAGCACAACTTGTTAAAAGGTAAAATGCCATTCACTTTACATGACAATATCCCAGATTACGATCAGTTAGAGCGTGCTAACCACGCTTATCAACCTACCTATCTTAAGCCTGATGGTAAGTTGGTATTTGATAAATTGTCGTCGGTATTTATCTCTAATACCAACCATGCAGAAGATCAGCCAACGCATCTAAAACTTACTGATCCAACGGTACCTATTTCAATCAACTTACCGTTGTATGCTGAGCCTGCACGTTTATACTGCCCAGCCGGTGTATATGAAGTGGTTAAAGACGCTGAAGGTGCTAAGTTTGTTATTAATGCGCAGAACTGCGTGCATTGTAAGACCTGTGATATCAAAGACCCTTCACAGAACATCACTTGGGTAACGCCAGAAGGTGGCGGTGGTCCTAACTATCCAAACATGTAA
- a CDS encoding alanine/glycine:cation symporter family protein, with the protein MNEGIVGWFNNIVNYGVGIIWGNNDWLIASNPWYGLLMFLLIGAGLYFTVATRFIQFRHFGHMWKLLRVSNQGRKDGGISSFEALMTSLAARVGTGNLAGVAIAIYLGGPGAVFWMWMTALVGMSTSFIESTLAQAYKVPHNDNVYRGGPAYYIEKGLGKRWLAVFFSLCLLVAFGLAFNGVQSNTIAQATNEAFGVPTWMTGLVLVVLVAPVVFGGLRSVARIAGKIVPVMAILYILLALFIIVTNFSQFPAAIALIVKSAFGFEQAAGGVIGYGIAQAMINGIKRGLFSNEAGMGSAPNAAATAKSHPDHPAVQGFMQMLGVFMDTLIICTATASIIILSGVVDPNVEQEGIQLTQLALSQYVGDLGVVFVAIAIFFFSFTSIIANYSYGESNLEFISGAKNAKVMIMVFRFLVLGMVFIGSVASLPAIWNFADLSMGLMALVNLVAILLLSPVALRILRDYERQVKEGKTGDQIKFDPDNFVKLRDEANRDAWTD; encoded by the coding sequence ATGAACGAAGGGATAGTAGGTTGGTTTAATAACATCGTAAATTATGGTGTCGGTATTATCTGGGGTAACAATGACTGGCTGATTGCTAGCAACCCTTGGTATGGATTACTGATGTTCTTACTAATTGGTGCAGGTCTTTACTTTACCGTCGCGACACGTTTTATTCAGTTTCGTCACTTTGGTCATATGTGGAAGTTGCTACGCGTGTCCAACCAAGGACGCAAAGATGGTGGTATTAGCTCATTTGAAGCCTTGATGACGTCGCTGGCTGCGCGTGTTGGTACTGGTAACTTGGCAGGTGTGGCAATTGCCATCTATCTAGGTGGACCAGGTGCTGTATTCTGGATGTGGATGACGGCACTTGTTGGTATGTCGACCAGCTTTATCGAGTCAACCTTAGCACAGGCATATAAAGTACCGCATAATGATAATGTGTACCGCGGTGGCCCTGCTTATTACATCGAAAAAGGTCTAGGCAAACGCTGGCTCGCCGTGTTTTTCTCATTATGTTTGTTAGTGGCCTTTGGTTTGGCATTCAATGGCGTACAGTCCAATACCATCGCTCAAGCGACCAATGAAGCCTTTGGTGTGCCAACGTGGATGACAGGTTTGGTATTGGTAGTACTGGTAGCGCCAGTAGTATTCGGTGGTTTGCGCTCAGTAGCTCGTATCGCGGGTAAAATCGTACCAGTGATGGCTATCTTGTACATCTTGCTAGCGCTATTTATTATCGTGACTAACTTCAGTCAATTCCCAGCAGCGATCGCGTTGATTGTAAAATCAGCATTTGGCTTTGAGCAGGCGGCAGGCGGTGTCATCGGTTATGGTATTGCGCAGGCAATGATTAACGGTATTAAACGTGGCTTGTTTTCTAACGAAGCAGGTATGGGTTCAGCACCGAATGCTGCAGCAACGGCAAAGAGTCATCCTGATCATCCAGCAGTGCAAGGTTTTATGCAGATGCTAGGTGTATTTATGGATACCCTTATTATTTGTACCGCGACGGCGTCGATTATTATCTTGTCTGGTGTGGTCGACCCTAATGTCGAGCAAGAAGGTATTCAGTTAACCCAGCTAGCCTTATCACAGTATGTGGGTGACTTAGGTGTGGTGTTCGTGGCGATTGCGATTTTCTTCTTCTCATTTACGTCTATCATCGCCAACTATAGCTACGGTGAGTCAAATCTTGAATTTATCTCTGGTGCCAAAAATGCCAAAGTGATGATTATGGTTTTCCGCTTCCTAGTATTAGGTATGGTATTTATCGGCTCTGTTGCCAGTTTACCTGCTATATGGAACTTCGCTGACTTATCTATGGGTCTGATGGCCTTGGTCAACTTAGTGGCAATCTTGCTGTTGTCTCCTGTAGCGCTAAGAATACTACGTGACTATGAGCGTCAGGTAAAAGAGGGTAAAACAGGCGATCAAATTAAGTTTGATCCTGATAACTTTGTAAAACTCAGAGATGAAGCCAACCGTGATGCTTGGACAGACTAA
- a CDS encoding DUF4212 domain-containing protein, producing the protein MKDHNDPSGYWRANVRLILGSLVVWALCSYGFAILLRPLLAGIKVGGTDLGFWFAQQGSIGVFIILIFFYAWRMNKLDKQYGVDEE; encoded by the coding sequence ATGAAAGATCATAACGATCCATCCGGTTATTGGCGTGCCAATGTCCGTCTCATCTTAGGTAGCCTAGTAGTTTGGGCACTATGTTCTTATGGTTTTGCTATTTTATTGCGTCCTCTTTTAGCCGGCATCAAAGTCGGCGGCACTGACTTGGGCTTTTGGTTCGCTCAGCAAGGCTCTATAGGGGTGTTTATCATTTTAATTTTCTTCTACGCATGGCGTATGAATAAGTTAGATAAACAATATGGCGTAGATGAGGAATAG
- a CDS encoding sodium:solute symporter family protein: MSQYLVNIIFVGLSFALYFGIAIWARAGTTSEFYVAGGGVHPVVNGMATAADWMSAASFISMAGLLAAGGYGASTYLMGWTGGYVLLAMLLAPYLRKFGKFTVPDFIGDRFYSKTAAMIAVVCLIIASTTYVIGQMTGAGVAFSRFLEVDNNTGLIIAAVVVFFYAVLGGMKGITYTQVAQYVVLMIAYTIPAVFISLELTGNPIPGLGLFSNHIESGVPILTKLDQVVTDLGFTAYTADVPNKLNMVLFTLSLMIGTAGLPHVIIRFFTVPKVADARWTAGWTLVFISLLYFTAPAVGAMARLNLIDTIYPQGVAEPAIDYDQRPDWMRTWEDTGLIKYTDLNNDGRIQMYNDSGLGAAEVALTNAQTEGGDVGAATTAVETARAAHDLELDGRFADAGWAGNELDVNADILVLANPEIAQLPSWVIGLIAAGGLAAALSTAAGLLLAISSAISHDLIKRNLNPNITDKGELKVARITMGIAIVVATYLGMNPPGFAAQVVALAFGIAGASLFPALMMGIFSKRINNLGAIAGMLTGLISILVYIFVFKGWFFISGTANFPDTAEYWLFGISPLSFGVIGALLNFIVAFIVSYATKAPPLHIQELVESVRSPRGAGGAVDH, encoded by the coding sequence ATGAGTCAGTATTTAGTTAATATTATTTTCGTAGGGCTATCTTTCGCTCTGTATTTTGGTATTGCGATTTGGGCTCGGGCTGGGACAACCAGTGAATTCTATGTGGCGGGCGGCGGTGTACATCCAGTAGTTAACGGTATGGCGACGGCTGCTGACTGGATGAGTGCAGCATCTTTTATTTCCATGGCAGGTTTGCTTGCTGCTGGCGGTTATGGCGCATCGACCTACTTGATGGGCTGGACAGGTGGTTATGTACTACTAGCCATGCTACTGGCTCCTTACTTACGTAAATTTGGCAAGTTCACGGTGCCTGACTTTATTGGAGATCGCTTTTATTCAAAAACGGCTGCAATGATTGCCGTGGTTTGTTTGATTATTGCCTCTACCACATACGTTATCGGTCAGATGACAGGTGCTGGTGTCGCATTTTCACGTTTCTTAGAAGTAGATAACAACACAGGTCTTATTATTGCGGCAGTTGTTGTATTCTTTTATGCAGTTCTTGGCGGTATGAAAGGGATTACCTACACGCAGGTTGCGCAGTATGTGGTTCTAATGATTGCTTATACCATTCCTGCTGTCTTTATCTCACTTGAATTAACCGGCAATCCAATTCCAGGTTTGGGCTTATTTTCAAACCATATCGAATCTGGCGTCCCTATCTTAACCAAGCTTGATCAAGTCGTGACCGATTTGGGATTCACAGCATATACAGCTGACGTACCTAACAAGCTAAACATGGTGCTGTTCACCTTATCACTCATGATTGGTACCGCTGGTCTACCTCACGTTATTATTCGCTTTTTCACCGTTCCTAAAGTTGCCGATGCACGTTGGACGGCTGGTTGGACGTTAGTATTTATCTCATTATTGTACTTCACAGCACCTGCTGTTGGCGCAATGGCACGTTTAAACCTTATCGATACTATCTATCCACAAGGGGTTGCAGAGCCTGCTATCGACTATGACCAACGTCCAGACTGGATGAGAACTTGGGAAGATACTGGCCTGATCAAATATACTGACCTCAATAACGATGGTCGTATCCAAATGTATAACGATAGTGGACTGGGCGCTGCAGAAGTTGCTCTAACCAATGCACAGACTGAAGGCGGTGATGTAGGCGCTGCTACGACTGCGGTTGAAACAGCACGTGCTGCACATGATCTCGAACTTGATGGCCGCTTTGCAGATGCAGGTTGGGCTGGTAACGAGCTCGACGTCAATGCTGATATCTTGGTATTGGCCAACCCAGAGATTGCACAACTGCCATCTTGGGTAATTGGTTTGATCGCTGCAGGTGGTCTAGCCGCTGCACTATCAACTGCTGCTGGCCTATTGCTCGCTATCTCGTCAGCGATTAGTCATGATTTAATCAAACGAAACCTAAATCCAAACATTACTGACAAAGGAGAGCTCAAGGTCGCACGTATTACGATGGGTATTGCGATTGTGGTTGCTACTTACTTAGGTATGAATCCACCAGGGTTTGCAGCACAGGTAGTTGCATTGGCATTTGGTATCGCTGGTGCGTCCCTCTTCCCTGCACTAATGATGGGGATCTTCTCAAAACGTATCAACAACCTTGGCGCTATCGCCGGTATGTTGACAGGTTTGATCAGTATCTTGGTTTACATCTTCGTCTTCAAAGGTTGGTTCTTTATCAGTGGTACTGCTAACTTCCCTGATACAGCGGAGTACTGGCTATTTGGTATCTCACCACTATCATTTGGTGTGATTGGTGCCCTGCTTAACTTTATCGTTGCATTCATCGTTTCTTATGCAACCAAAGCGCCACCGCTGCATATTCAAGAATTGGTTGAAAGCGTTCGCTCACCACGCGGTGCAGGCGGTGCGGTCGACCATTAA
- a CDS encoding rhomboid family intramembrane serine protease, whose product MNWQQLLNLIVVRIKQVIGLYAFVLIPMWGMFFLNEVVLFGMWNIFGIVPRALDVGSMIGVFASWTMHGNLSHLTGNTVTLLQILFLFGLFEKNAYRTVIKLVVASGLVTWVIGSPSSIHIGASGLCFAMLGYMIGGAIFARRWGYLIACIVMGTGYWLTIKQGLMPQQGISFAAHFGGLCAGLLLGANSKHTYSAASQRY is encoded by the coding sequence ATGAATTGGCAGCAGTTGCTTAACTTAATTGTCGTGCGGATAAAGCAGGTTATTGGACTGTATGCTTTTGTGCTTATACCGATGTGGGGCATGTTTTTTCTAAATGAAGTGGTCTTATTTGGTATGTGGAACATCTTCGGTATCGTGCCGCGTGCTTTAGATGTAGGTAGTATGATAGGGGTATTTGCTTCATGGACCATGCATGGCAATTTGTCACATTTGACTGGCAATACGGTGACGCTATTACAAATTCTTTTTTTATTTGGGCTGTTTGAGAAAAATGCTTATCGCACAGTGATTAAACTGGTGGTTGCCTCAGGACTGGTCACTTGGGTTATCGGGTCGCCGTCTTCTATCCATATTGGCGCATCAGGGCTTTGCTTTGCAATGTTAGGTTATATGATAGGCGGGGCTATATTTGCGCGACGCTGGGGTTATCTGATTGCTTGTATCGTCATGGGAACTGGTTATTGGCTGACCATTAAGCAAGGATTGATGCCGCAACAAGGTATCTCGTTTGCGGCACATTTTGGTGGCTTGTGTGCGGGGCTATTGCTGGGAGCCAATTCAAAGCATACTTATTCAGCAGCTTCTCAACGCTATTAA
- a CDS encoding 5'-nucleotidase, producing the protein MAVDFSNTLIVAISATALFDLTESENYLLELLEQRPSSAIKEFREYMTERENDPLNIGAGYPLIKALLNLNKYSDNSDGQDSDIETPLVEVVIVSKSSPDTGIQVLNAILERGINISRSAFISGSPVAPYIKDFNVDLFLTTNRDDAQQVADANICACAILDATPVNTYELDTEQLRIAFDGDAVLFDDSGELLYKQKGLRAFHDREVQMRDLPIEKGPYAELLIKLSNLQERLPAGLKYSPIKIALVTARNAPADLRAIKTLREWGVNVDMAFFLGGLEKTAVLRTFAPHIFFDDSIKHIDAARRFIPTALVPYHSTSLLHGDNYLTADEDASLLSFKPAVHPLFAVNH; encoded by the coding sequence ATGGCTGTCGATTTTAGTAATACGCTTATCGTCGCAATTTCTGCGACGGCACTTTTTGATTTGACTGAGTCAGAAAACTATTTGCTAGAGCTGCTAGAGCAACGACCTTCAAGTGCTATAAAAGAATTTAGGGAGTACATGACCGAGCGTGAAAATGACCCCTTGAATATTGGTGCAGGTTATCCGCTAATTAAAGCGTTACTAAACCTAAATAAGTATTCTGATAATAGTGACGGACAAGATTCAGATATTGAAACGCCTTTAGTAGAAGTCGTTATCGTTTCAAAAAGTAGCCCAGATACAGGCATTCAAGTGCTGAATGCAATTTTAGAACGCGGTATCAATATTTCACGCTCGGCGTTTATTTCAGGCAGTCCTGTAGCGCCCTATATAAAAGACTTTAATGTTGATCTGTTTTTGACCACCAATCGTGACGATGCCCAGCAGGTGGCTGATGCCAATATTTGTGCCTGTGCCATATTAGACGCTACGCCTGTCAATACTTATGAGTTGGATACTGAGCAGCTACGTATTGCCTTTGATGGGGACGCGGTACTTTTTGATGATTCAGGTGAATTGCTATACAAACAAAAAGGGCTGCGAGCCTTTCATGATCGTGAAGTACAAATGCGTGATTTGCCGATTGAAAAAGGCCCTTATGCTGAATTGTTGATTAAATTGTCAAATCTGCAGGAGCGTCTACCTGCTGGTCTAAAATACTCGCCAATAAAAATTGCGCTTGTGACCGCGCGCAATGCACCAGCTGACTTACGTGCTATCAAGACATTACGAGAGTGGGGAGTGAATGTCGATATGGCATTTTTTTTGGGAGGACTAGAGAAAACAGCGGTACTCAGAACATTTGCGCCGCATATCTTCTTTGATGATTCAATCAAGCACATTGATGCAGCACGTCGCTTTATTCCTACGGCCTTGGTTCCTTATCATTCGACGTCATTATTGCATGGTGACAACTATCTCACTGCTGATGAGGATGCATCATTGTTATCATTCAAACCTGCTGTGCACCCACTATTTGCTGTAAATCATTAA
- a CDS encoding dodecin family protein has product MTIAKNIEISSTSETSFEDAIQQGIARISKTVKNVEGAWIKEQKVGVTDGKISKYHVIMIVSFVIDDGTDIS; this is encoded by the coding sequence ATGACTATTGCTAAAAATATTGAGATCAGCAGTACTTCTGAAACCAGCTTTGAAGATGCTATTCAACAAGGTATCGCAAGAATCTCCAAAACAGTCAAAAATGTTGAAGGTGCTTGGATCAAAGAGCAAAAAGTAGGTGTCACTGATGGAAAAATCAGTAAATATCATGTCATCATGATCGTAAGCTTTGTCATCGATGATGGTACTGATATCAGCTAA
- a CDS encoding TRAP transporter large permease, giving the protein MSPEIIGAIGLVVMILLVVLRVPVALAMLGVGLVGFGAVTAPSGALQMLKDIPVDVLAKYDFSAIPLFILMGVFATHSGMAGKLFEATRTIFGGVRGSLGIAGIGSSGIFASISGSSLATASTMTKVALPQMEKYGYQPGFACGILAAGGTLGIMIPPSIALLVYAILTQQSVGDMFIAGFLPGMLGMVMYSLTVMVMVRWKPHLAKRGEKTTWKAKLLSLTGLIPFSFIFIVIIAGIFFGLFTPTEGAAVGAFVSWAYAFAKGMRLEGLKQSLIETLALSAVVFFMLLGAEALGYFISVSRLSYTLASWIGGLAVSPMIVLICILFMYFLLGLFMDALAMLVITIPVVYPIILALGFDPVWFGIIAVLTVELGLITPPMGMNIFVIKAMAPHIKLSDMFRGVAPFIVSDVIRLVILVMFPAISLVLLG; this is encoded by the coding sequence ATGAGTCCAGAAATTATCGGTGCGATTGGCCTAGTCGTCATGATCCTGCTTGTCGTCTTACGCGTACCAGTCGCACTTGCCATGTTAGGGGTGGGCTTAGTCGGTTTTGGTGCGGTTACCGCGCCTAGTGGTGCCCTACAAATGCTCAAAGACATCCCAGTTGATGTCTTAGCAAAGTATGACTTTAGTGCCATTCCCTTATTTATTCTGATGGGCGTGTTTGCTACTCACTCGGGCATGGCAGGTAAACTCTTTGAAGCCACCCGAACCATATTTGGCGGGGTAAGGGGAAGTCTTGGTATTGCTGGTATCGGTTCATCCGGTATCTTTGCCTCTATCTCAGGCTCATCACTCGCCACTGCCTCTACCATGACCAAAGTGGCGCTACCGCAAATGGAGAAGTACGGTTATCAGCCAGGCTTTGCCTGCGGTATCTTAGCCGCTGGCGGTACGCTTGGTATTATGATTCCGCCCAGTATTGCTCTACTGGTCTACGCCATCTTAACCCAGCAGTCAGTAGGTGACATGTTCATCGCTGGCTTCTTACCCGGTATGCTCGGTATGGTAATGTACTCACTTACCGTCATGGTGATGGTACGCTGGAAACCACACTTAGCAAAACGTGGTGAGAAAACTACGTGGAAAGCCAAGCTGCTGTCACTGACTGGTCTGATCCCATTTAGCTTTATCTTTATCGTGATTATTGCTGGTATCTTCTTCGGGTTATTTACCCCAACAGAAGGCGCCGCAGTAGGGGCATTTGTCTCATGGGCTTATGCTTTTGCTAAAGGCATGCGTTTAGAAGGTCTCAAGCAGTCACTGATTGAGACGCTAGCACTCTCTGCAGTGGTGTTCTTTATGCTACTGGGTGCAGAGGCATTGGGGTATTTTATCTCAGTCTCACGCTTGTCTTATACCTTAGCGTCTTGGATCGGTGGATTGGCGGTCAGTCCAATGATTGTGCTGATCTGTATCCTGTTCATGTATTTCTTATTAGGGCTGTTCATGGATGCCTTAGCAATGCTAGTAATCACTATACCCGTGGTATATCCAATCATTCTAGCGTTAGGGTTTGATCCAGTCTGGTTTGGCATCATTGCGGTATTGACGGTGGAGCTTGGTTTGATTACGCCGCCGATGGGGATGAATATCTTTGTGATTAAGGCGATGGCACCGCACATTAAGCTGAGTGATATGTTCCGCGGGGTGGCTCCATTCATTGTCTCTGATGTGATTCGGTTGGTTATCTTAGTGATGTTCCCTGCGATATCACTGGTACTGCTCGGGTAA